A single genomic interval of uncultured Pseudodesulfovibrio sp. harbors:
- the cdaA gene encoding diadenylate cyclase CdaA, which translates to MFELFGIQITWRVMLDIGLVAFIYYNIILLVRGTRAAAVLYGMVVVLIVYYVSDLFNLYTLNALLGEFLASIFLVVVILFKNDIRKALASVGTKRFWTKSEVRDDTLDHLTRAVMNMSSTNTGAIVVIEKSMPLGDIIERGIELDAKVNQELIETIFVTDTPLHDGAIILRRDRIVAAACILPLSSKLRGQPMYGTRHRAALGISEGSDAITVVVSEERGEVSVAMNGRLTTSLDEVRLRRVLRNALGR; encoded by the coding sequence ATGTTTGAACTTTTCGGGATACAGATTACTTGGCGCGTCATGCTCGATATCGGGCTGGTCGCTTTCATATATTACAATATTATTCTTCTGGTTCGGGGTACCAGAGCCGCAGCTGTCCTGTATGGAATGGTCGTGGTTCTGATCGTTTATTACGTCTCCGATCTGTTTAATCTGTATACGCTCAATGCCCTGCTTGGAGAGTTTCTTGCGTCAATCTTCCTTGTGGTCGTCATTCTGTTCAAGAACGATATCCGCAAGGCCCTTGCCAGTGTCGGTACCAAACGGTTCTGGACCAAGTCAGAGGTGCGCGATGACACGCTGGATCATTTGACCCGGGCGGTCATGAATATGTCCTCGACCAACACCGGAGCCATTGTCGTGATCGAGAAAAGCATGCCGCTTGGCGACATCATTGAACGAGGTATCGAACTTGATGCCAAGGTCAATCAGGAACTTATCGAAACAATTTTCGTGACGGACACGCCGCTGCATGATGGTGCCATCATTCTTCGGCGTGACCGCATAGTGGCGGCCGCCTGTATTCTGCCGCTGTCTTCCAAATTGCGAGGTCAGCCCATGTACGGCACACGCCATCGGGCGGCACTCGGCATCAGCGAAGGATCGGACGCCATTACTGTGGTTGTGTCCGAGGAGCGTGGCGAAGTTTCCGTCGCCATGAACGGCAGGCTGACGACCAGTCTGGACGAAGTCCGCCTCAGGCGTGTCCTGAGAAACGCTTTGGGACGATAG
- the folP gene encoding dihydropteroate synthase gives MKDTTWILKGGRVLGPAPFFIAGVVNVTPDSFYDGGSHAGVEAGVSHGVELARQGAHILDVGGESTRPYADTVSQDEELERVVPVIEGLAGLDICDENGTSLHPVISVDTYKAEVAARALDAGADIVNDVSAFAFDPGLLDVLAQYAPGYVLMHSLGRPEDMQDAPRYDDVVDEILAFFEQKLETLDKAGLPKDRIVLDPGIGFGKLLEHNLEILRNLERFKVLGLPIYMGLSNKSLWQGLLGLDVNERQNATQAATAVTAMKGAAIHRVHEVKFAQQTLTIVQEIA, from the coding sequence ATGAAAGACACGACGTGGATACTCAAAGGGGGCAGGGTTCTTGGACCCGCCCCCTTTTTTATTGCCGGGGTGGTCAATGTGACTCCGGATTCGTTTTATGACGGGGGCAGTCATGCCGGTGTAGAAGCCGGTGTGTCTCATGGCGTCGAGCTGGCTCGGCAGGGGGCCCACATTCTTGATGTGGGTGGAGAATCCACGCGGCCCTATGCGGATACCGTCTCGCAGGATGAAGAATTGGAACGGGTTGTTCCCGTTATCGAAGGACTGGCCGGACTGGACATATGTGATGAAAACGGCACATCGTTGCATCCGGTCATTTCCGTGGACACATACAAGGCCGAAGTCGCGGCTCGCGCACTGGATGCTGGGGCCGACATCGTGAACGACGTATCCGCCTTTGCTTTTGATCCCGGTCTGCTTGATGTGCTTGCACAGTATGCTCCGGGGTATGTGCTGATGCATTCTCTCGGACGGCCTGAAGATATGCAGGATGCGCCTAGGTATGACGACGTGGTGGATGAGATCCTGGCGTTCTTTGAACAGAAGCTTGAGACGCTCGATAAAGCCGGACTGCCCAAGGACCGCATCGTTCTTGATCCCGGTATCGGGTTTGGCAAACTGCTTGAGCACAATCTTGAAATATTGCGGAATCTGGAACGATTCAAGGTTTTGGGGCTGCCGATTTACATGGGGCTTTCCAATAAATCCCTTTGGCAGGGACTTTTGGGACTGGATGTCAACGAGCGCCAGAACGCCACGCAGGCGGCTACAGCGGTCACAGCCATGAAAGGTGCGGCCATTCATCGTGTGCATGAAGTTAAATTCGCACAGCAAACATTGACCATTGTTCAGGAAATAGCGTAG